The Bartonella sp. HY328 genome contains the following window.
TAAGCGTAGAAGCGCGCTTGCTAGCACTAATCGCAATATGTTACCAATTTGTAACATTATTTGATTTAAACAATTTGTGTCTATGCGGCTAGTTTCTGGTTGGTCGTCAATAAAACCTCATCGCTAGGGTTTGCGATTTGGTTGCGGTTTCATTACAGAGCGGACGAAACATGAAGCAAAAATTACGAAAATTATCGCAAAGCTCCGCATCAACAGCGGTTAAGCTTACAGGGTTTGTTGTGTTGGTAGCTGGTTTGACAGCTTGTAATTCTACAGGTCCGCTATTTCCAAGCGAGAAAGAATTAGTACGTACAACGCCCGTTAAAGATGTTGAATATGGTGCACCGCTACCTGGTGTAAAAATTTTTCAAAATGCCGAAGCCCAAATTGCTCGTAAAGCAGGGCGCGTTTTTGTTGGAAAACCTTACAAAGTTAATGGTCAATGGTTTTACCCTAAGGCTGAAATTGGTTATAGCAAAGTAGGGCGCGCTTCTTGGTATGGCGCAGGATTTCACGGCCGTAAAACGGCAAATGGCGAAATCTTTAATATGAACCATTTGACTGCCGCTCATCCCACTATGCCTTTGCCAAGTTATGCAAGGGTTACCAATTTAAAAAATGGTGCATCTGTCGTTGTACGGGTTAATGATCGTGGGCCCTTTGCTCATAATCGTTTGATTGATCTTTCTAAAAAAGCAGCTGAGACTTTGCATTTTGCAGATCGTGGTGTTGCTGATGTTAAGGTTGATTATATCGGGCCAGCACCTGCGCAACCTCGTAAAGACAGCTATTTATTAGCTTCCTATCGTGGGCCAAATCAAAACGCGGGCTCTGCTGCTGCCTTTGTTGCAATTGAAGATAATCACAAGAATAAAGCAGCTGAAAAAGCCGTTAAAGCTGTGGTAAAAGATAGTTTTGATTTGTCAGAAGCAAAGCCTGCTCTTAATTTAGCGCCGCGTTTAACCTCTGCCTATGTTGAAGAATATATTGCATCAGGACGCAATAGTGATATTTTTGCGCAAATTTTGCGTGATGAAGGTGCTTATTCACAAGCTAAACAAGAATTTATTACTTTGGGTAATTTTGCCAATAAAAACGATGTTAATGAAATTGCTCAAAAGCTCAAATCTTTTGGTGATGTTAAGTTTGTTGAAGATAAAGACCAAAATGGCAATGTAATTTACTCGGCTCATCTCATGGTCAAAAACAATCTTGATGAAGCACTTGATGCTGCATGGCAAGCTGGTGCAAATGATGCGTTTATCGTGAGAGATCATTAGTTTTTGTCATATAAAATTGGTTTTATTTTAAGTAATTACTAAAATTATTTAAGGCTGCACGTCACAAAACGCGCAGCCTTTATTATTGTTTGAATTTAAAAAATATTAATAATGCCTCGCTAAGAATGGTGAAATATCGACTTTTAGATAAAATTATACGGGATGATTGGGACTATTGGGGTATGAAATCAATAAGCAAAAATTTTACCAATCATTTATTTCGGCGACTTTCCATCGTCATTTCGCTATTTTTGATATGCTTATGGCTGGTTTTTTTACGCGTGCCAGCTTTTTCAGCTATAGTGGACAAAGATTTTGAAACAAGTGCGGCACAGGCATTATTGATAGATAAAGAAACCGGCAGTGTTTTATTTGAAAAACAAGCCAATAGTCGCATAGCGCCAGCGTCACTTGCCAAATTGATGAGCGCAGAAGTTATTTTACATGCACTTAAGCAGAATATAATTTCATTAGATGATGAATATATCATTTCCGAAGATACGTGGCGGCGCGGTGGTGCACCATCACGTACAACCACAATGTTTGCGGCGGTAAAAAGCAAGGTCAGCGTTAATAATTTATTGCAGGGCTTAATTGTCCTACAAGCCAATGATGCGGCCCTTGCATTGGCTGAAGGTGCATTTGGTAGTGAAGAAGCTTTTGTTGATAAAATGAATGAAAGAGCGGCGGAAATTGGTCTTAAAAACAGCCATTTTGTCAATGCAACCGGCTTACCGCAAGACGGGCAA
Protein-coding sequences here:
- a CDS encoding septal ring lytic transglycosylase RlpA family protein; the encoded protein is MKQKLRKLSQSSASTAVKLTGFVVLVAGLTACNSTGPLFPSEKELVRTTPVKDVEYGAPLPGVKIFQNAEAQIARKAGRVFVGKPYKVNGQWFYPKAEIGYSKVGRASWYGAGFHGRKTANGEIFNMNHLTAAHPTMPLPSYARVTNLKNGASVVVRVNDRGPFAHNRLIDLSKKAAETLHFADRGVADVKVDYIGPAPAQPRKDSYLLASYRGPNQNAGSAAAFVAIEDNHKNKAAEKAVKAVVKDSFDLSEAKPALNLAPRLTSAYVEEYIASGRNSDIFAQILRDEGAYSQAKQEFITLGNFANKNDVNEIAQKLKSFGDVKFVEDKDQNGNVIYSAHLMVKNNLDEALDAAWQAGANDAFIVRDH